In one window of Falco cherrug isolate bFalChe1 chromosome 12, bFalChe1.pri, whole genome shotgun sequence DNA:
- the LRRC7 gene encoding leucine-rich repeat-containing protein 7 isoform X6, with the protein MDARSRLHLCCLEMTTKRKIIGRLVPCRCFRGEEEIVSVLDYSHCGLQQVPKEVFNFERTLEELYLDANQIEELPKQLFNCQALRKLSIPDNDLSSLPTTIASLVNLKELDISKNGIQDFPENIKCCKCLTIIEASVNPVSKLPDGFTQLLNLTQLYLNDAFLEFLPANFGRLVKLRILELRENHLKTLPNI; encoded by the exons TATGCTGTTTGGAGATGAcaaccaaaaggaaaattatcGGCCGCTTGGTGCCCTGCCGGTGTTTTCGCGGTGAAGAAGAAATCGTCTCAGTGTTAGATTACTCTCACTGTGGCCTGCAGCAGGTGCCAAAGGAGGTTTTTAACTTTGAACGGACATTAGAGGAGCTTTACCTAGATGCCAATCAAATTGAAGAGCTACCTAAG CAACTGTTCAACTGTCAAGCTTTACGCAAACTGAGTATACCAGACAATGACCTTTCAAGTCTGCCAACCACTATTGCTAGTTTAGTTAATCTCAAAGAACTTGATATCAGTAAAAACG GAATTCAAGACTTcccagaaaatattaaatgttgtAAGTGTTTAACAATTATTGAAGCCAGTGTCAATCCAGTCTCTAA GCTGCCAGATGGCTTCACACAACTTCTAAATTTGACCCAGCTCTATCTAAATGATGCCTTTTTGGAGTTTCTTCCAGCTAACTTTGGAAG ACTTGTCAAATTGCGAATTTTGGAGTTAAGAGAAAATCACTTGAAAACTCTACCAAA